The Pseudoalteromonas marina genome segment GTCCATATTGTCGTAAGTCGCATTTAGTTGGATTTCAAACGAGTACTGGTCTGCACCACCCTCTTCTGGGAACTCAGATAAGTTAAGAGGTGACGCATCATCATCAAGTCCACCTTCGTATTCAGAAGTGCGATAACTCGAAATAAATTTAGCCGTGTACGTATCATCGATTGCCCAATCAGCAGTAAATGACGTACCCCACCCTGAGTAAGACGTAGATTCAATACCAGCAACGGTAGTGCCTAGATCATCAGGGTCTGATGGGATCATGTCCTGTGTTAATAAAGGAAAGTCACCATTAAATACATCATTTGCATCAAGCGGCTCAGTTAACTCAATAGTGTAAGGAGATTGACCCGACTCGTTATCAACACCATCAAGTGAAAAAGTAAACGCTAAATCGCTATTAGCCTGCCATTTAAGGGCTACGCGGCCGCTAAACTCTTCTTCTTCACCAATTTCTTTTTCAGGGTTCGTAAGGTTTACTGCTTCGCCAACGCCGTCACGTGTTTTGTATGACGCACTTGCTGACATACTCAACTCATCATTCAATGAGTTATTAAAGTACACATCGCCTGCAATACGGCCACGGCTACCTAACTTTGCAGACGTTGTTAAAATACCTTCATCGCCCGGCTGTTTTGTAATAACGTTTACTGCGCCACCTAACGTGTTACGGCCATATAAGGTACCCTGTGGGCCGCGCAGTACTTCAACACGCTCAACATTTGGTAATGATAAGTTAGACCCCATTTGACGACCTAAGTAAACCCCATCAAGGTATACACCCACACCTGGGTCAGTAGTAATAATGTGATCTTGTAAGCCAATACCACGGATAAATACAGAAGCATGGGCTGCATTGCCTACACCGTAACGTGTGATATTTAGATTAGGGACGTATTTACCAATATCTTCAAGGTTACTCATATTGGCTTTATCAATTAAGTTAGCACCAATTGATGTGATAGCGGTTGGAGATTCAAACAAGCTCTCTGTACGTTTACGAGCTGTAACTTCAATTTTTTCAAACGCATCTTGCTTTGCTGTTGTTTTGGTTTCTTCAGCGTTTACTGAGGTAGTCAGGGCAGCAACTATTGCTAGGCTTAACTGTGAGAGTTTGCGTAGTTTCAAAATATTCTCCAAAGGATACCGTAAATTATTTATTATGCATTTACTGGTGCAACCAGTAAGTTTTGGGCATAAAAAAAGATGCGTGGTAGCATCTTTCCTCTGGAAGGGCATTATATTACACAATTGTGAATTTATGTATTTATTTTTTGATAAAAGTAAAAATGTACCTAACGGAGGAAATTTAACACATTGCAGCGATACTTACTTCTTATGCAATTACGGCATAAAACCTCACGCTATAAATATATGTTATGAAATTAAATTGGTTGCAACTTATTTTGATATTTTACTTAAAATCATTAACCTACATTAAAAATTTCAAGTATATACCGCAAAAAACAATAACAAAGTATTAAGTTTATTAATTTTTATTACTAACTTGCTAAATTGATTAGATATAGCTCTATTTCACTTCTATAATACGCTTGAATCAACATCTAATTAACTAATAGGAAATACATATGAAAAAGCTATCTGTAGCAGTAGCATTATGTGCGGCTTTAGCAACAAACTATGCTAGCGCCGAAGTTCGAATTAATGGCTTTGCATCAATTGTCGGTGGAAAGAGCCTTGATAGTGACAGCACCTTATATGGATATGATGATGACATTTCATTTAAAAACGAAAGTGTCTTTGCATTACAGCTATCAGCTGACCTAATGGAGAAACTAACGGCCACAGCTCAAATTGTTGCCCGTGGTGAAAATGATTTCGACGCAGAATTTGAATGGGCTTACGTAACTTATGAACTAAGCGACGAGTTACAAATTAGCGCGGGTAAAATGCGAGCTCCATTTTTCCGCTATTCAGACTTTTTGGATGTTGGTTACGCTTATCGTTGGGTACGCCCACCTCAGTCAGTTTATGGTATTCCTTTTTCTACATATGAAGGTTTAAGCTTATTGCACAATACACAGCTTGGCGATTGGGATTCAACGGTACAACTAATGTACGGAAGCTACGATGGCGAATTAGATGCGATTACTGAAAAAACTCAAGGCGAACTTAACGATTTTGCAGGCATTAACTGGACACTTGCATATGACTGGTTCAGTGTACGTGCTGCATACTTGGTTGCAGAAACATCATTTGCACTTGACGGAACAGACCCTAGCGGTGCTGCGTTAAATGGCTTAGAAGCGGCACTTCGTGCAAACAGCTTAAACACGTTAGCTGACGATATTGCAATTAACGAAGATGACAGTTACTTCCTAGGCTTTGGCTTCTCAATTGATTATGATAATTTCTTATTCGACGCTGAATATACACAGTTTGAAGTAGAAAACAGCATTTTGACTGAGCAAACACAATACTATGTATCTGTAGGTTATCGCTTGGATGACGTTATAGTTCATTTTACGTATGAAGATAATGACGACAAACATGATGCATCTCGCTTCGATCCAATTGCAACAGTACCAAGTCTGAATGCTGCTATAAACGGTGCATTGACAGGTGTTCAAGCGCAAAGCAATGTATACACTATCGGCGCGCGTTATGACTTCCACCCTTCTGCAGCATTTAAAATTGACTTTAGCCGCTTTGAAGACGATGTAACCGATACAGAAACTGATGTTGTTGCTGTTGGCGTTGATCTTGTATTTTAATTGGAGCAGATAATGAAAAAATTAATTTTAGCTAGTGCACTTTCATTGTGCTCAATTAATGCTTTTGCAGAAGTTGCAGTAATAGTTAACGCTGGTAACGCAAATGCTTTAGATGCAGATACAATTAAAAAGATATACCTTGGTAAAGCCAAGTCATTTGGTGATGGTACTAAGGTAAACCCAGTAAACCAAGATGGTACCGCTGCTGCAGATGAGTTTAACGATAAAGTTGTAGGTAAATCTGGCAGCCAGCTTAATGCTTACTGGTCTAAACTTGTATTTACAGGTAAAGGGACACCTCCAGAGAAATTAGGCTCAGATCAAGCTGTAATAGATTTTGTAGCAGCTAATGCTGATGCTATCGGTTATGTAGATAGCGCAAAAGTTAGTGACAATGTAAAAGTGGTTGCGACCTTTTAGCCGTTAGCCCGTAAATTAAAAAAACCACCAAATGGTGGTTTTTTTGTACCTGTAAAAAGTTATGTCTGTTGGCTTAACAAGTTAATCTCGTGTCCAATCTTGCGTTCTAAGTTGTTCTATTGTTGCAGGCTGGTGAGACATACCTAGCTAGCCTTCAAAACAACAAAGCCTCCAAAAGGAGGCTTTAATAGAGACTTTAGCTGTTCAGGTTAATTATTCAATTCTGAATTTGGCTGTAGCGTCTAATAAGTTATCTGATAAGTAATGTAGGTTTTTAGCTACATCTCTTACAGCCAGTAATGAGTCCATGGTATCTTCAAAAGAAACATGCATATTAGATACATTTTCTACAACCATGGCTGCAACCGATGTTTGCTCTTCAGTTGCTGCTGCTATTTGTGAGTTCATGCCATTTATTTCTAGCATTTGCTCAGCAATCTTCTCAATTGATATTCCTGTTTTTTCAGCCGCTGTTGCATTATCTGTTGCCATATCTCGAGCTGAAGTCATCGCGGTAACCGAATCGTTAGCTGCGGTCGTTAAAGCACCTAACAATTCGCGTATTTCATTCGTTGAATGGGCGGTTCGTGAAGCAAGTTCTCGTACTTCATCAGCTACTACCGCAAACCCACGGCCATGCTCACCAGCACGCGCAGCCTCAATAGCCGCATTAAGCGCAAGTAAGTTGGTTTGATCGGCAATTGAAGTAATTACATTCAATATTTGTGATACGTTTTTTGTATCGTCCGCAAGTTTATTAATTGTTGTTGCTGCTTGGTTAATTTCATCACTTAGCGTACGAGATGCATTGACAGACATTTGTACCTGGGTACGGCTTTGCTCTACTTCTTTTTCTGCCGTTTCAGCCGCATGTGATGCATTTGCTGCAGATTGAGAAATATCACCAACGCTTTGCTTCATCTCTTCCATTGATTGCTTAACAATTTCAGCATCTGTTGTTTGTTTTGTTGTTGCGCGTTCAGCCTGCTCCATACCCTGTACTAAACGGGTAGAGTTTTCCATCAATGGTTCACATACAGCAATTACTTCAAGTACGGTTTCTTTTAACAGCGCAATAAAAGCATTAAAGTTAATAGAAACTTGGCCAATTTCATCTTTAGAATTCACGGTTAATTGAGTACTTAAAGAGCCTTTTCCATTTGCTAATAAGCTTAAATTATTTGCAGCATCGCTTGCTGATGAGCCAATATTTTTAGCAATCCAAATCGCCATAAATAAAAGCAGTAATAAAGATACAATAGATACAACAAGCATTAAAGTAAGCGCATTATCAGAGCGCGTATTAGTGCTTTCAACTAATTCAAAAAAACGGTTGTCTGCCTTTTGTTGGGCTGCTTTAAAGCTCTCTAAAACAGAACCATAAAGACTTGTTTTTAACTGGGCTTGCTGCTGAATTTTACTAAAATCGGCAGTGCCATTTACCATACCATTAGCAATTGTAGCTGATATCTTCTCGTAGTCGGCTAATTCTTTCACTACATCATTGCTAATGTAGCTATTACTCATTTGCTTGATTAAATTTATGTTTGATTCAATTGTTTTGTAAGTATCATCAGCTTTAGTTATTAAGTCTTGTTCGCCAAATGTAACTGCTTGGGTGTAAAGCTCATCTAGTTTTTCTAACAGCCCTACGTTCGCTGATGTTAACTTTACAACCTTATATGAAGAGTTGCCCATTTCATCTAAAGAAGCTCTATTATCATCTATGGCAAGAAAATTAATTAATACCATAATTATAAAAGCAACAACTGCAATACATGTTATTGCATGTATTTTTTTAGTTATGCTTAGGTTTTGAAAAGAGAAGCCTGAAGCCATACTATTTACCTTTTTGAGTTATCTAAATATATTATCGGCTCAATACTGATAAGTGTGAGTTAAATTTGTAAAATTTCTAGTTTTTTTTTTATTTTAATCATTAATTAAGCTAAAAACTGAAATTAACACAAGTAAATTGACTTTATTGGGTACACGATGTGTTTCCTGTTAAAAATATCACCAAAGAATCTAAATTATTGTTATAACCAAACGTTTTAAGTGCAAAAAACAACCAAAGCAAATTTTAGGTATAAAAAAACCAGTAACATAATTGCTACTGGTTTTAAATTTGGTGCGGATGGGGGGACTTGAACCCCCACGCCCTAAAGCACTACCCCCTCAAGGTAGCGTGTCTACCAATTCCACCACATCCGCATTTTAAATTTTTGTTCGCTTGTTTTATCTGTTTGAGGTTAACAAATAGCTGAACAGTAAACTGTATTAGTTTGGTACGTCTGAGTTACTTTCTTTGTTAGAAGTAACTGGAACATCTTCTTCAACCGGCACTACTGTTTCTATAGCTGGTGCTGCTTCTAGATTTTCCCATTCATCAGTCTGTTTTATCTGACCGGCTGTTAAGTTACCTAGAACAATACTCAACACAAAAAAGACTGTAGCTAGGCTTGTTGTTGTCTTTGTCATAAAGTTACCAGCACCTGAAGAACCAAACACAGTCCCAGAAGCGCCTGCACCAAATGAAGAACCCATATCAGCACCTTTACCTTGTTGGATTAAAACCATACCAACTAAAGCTAAAGCTACAACTAAATAAACTACTAATAAAATTTCGTACATCTTATACGGTCCCTTTTGCACTGTTACAGATAGCAACAAAAGATGCTGCTTTTAGACTGGCGCCACCAATAAGGCCACCATCAATATCTGGTTGTGCAAATAATAATTCGCTATTTTTTTCGTTAACGCTTCCACCATATAAGATGGTAAGCCCTTGTGCTAAATCACTGTCTAAAGACGCAATTTTGTCACGGATAAATTTATGAACAGCTTGTGCCTGTTCTGGCGATGCAGTCTTACCTGTGCCTATGGCCCAAACGGGCTCGTATGCTATCACAGAATCTTTCAGCGCTGCTACACCTAATTTTTTAATTACCGCATCTATTTGAGCAGCAACTACATATTCTGTTTGTCCACTTTCTTGCTCTGTTTCACTCTCGCCAACACAAAGAACGGGAATTAAACCAGCTGATTGAGCTCTAGCAAATTTATCAGCAATAACATCGCTGCTTTCGTTGTAAATACTACGACGCTCTGAATGGCCAACTAGTGCATAATTTACGCCAAGGTCTTTCAGTAGTTGTGCATCAACTTCACCGGTAAAAGCGCCAGGCATGTTTTCAGATACAGTTTGAGCACCTGTTATAACACCGCTTGCAATCATTGCTGAAACAAGTGGGAATGGAGGAAATAAAATAACATCTATTTCTGGTGATTTAATACTATTTATAGCATCCGACATATCTTTGACTAGCTCTATTGAGCCATTCATTTTCCAATTGCCAGCGACCATTGCCTTACGTATTGCCATTTTCCACTCCACATTAGAAAGCGGGCGAGATATTAACTTTTCTCGCCCAAAGTTACAAGAGGTTATTGTTATCAATCAGGTTGTTTGCTCATAGATTCGACAATCTCTGCAATCTTACGTGCACTGTCTAATACTATTTTTTCTTGCTCTGCTTCAACCATAACACGAACGACAGGTTCAGTGCCTGATTTACGGAGTAAAACGCGGCCTTTATTGCCTAAGTTTTGTTCCACTTCTTCGACTGCCGCAAGCACTTTTGGCGCCGTTGTAGGATCGGTACCCGGTGTATAACGCACGTTAATCATTTTCATTGGGTATTTTGTAAACCCGGCGCCTAAATCTTGAAGCGTTCTATTTTGTGCAACCATAGCAGCCAGCACTTGCAAGCTTGATATAATACCATCACCCGTTGAAATTAAGTCTAGATTGAGTACATGGCCTGAACTCTCTCCACCAATTTTCCACCCTTTTTGCTGAAGTAATTCCATTACATAGCGATCGCCAACTTTGCTTCTAGCAAACTCAATGCCTTTTGCTTTAAGTGCATTTTCAAGGCCCATATTTGACATAACAGTACCAACAACACCGCCACCTAAAATATGATCGTTCGCTGCCTGACAAGCAATTATATAAACTAAGTCGTCACCATCAAATACACGGCCATTATGGTCAACCATCATTACACGGTCGCCGTCACCATCATAAGCTATACCTACATCGGCTTTATGTTCAAGTACTTTGCGTTTTAACGTGTCTACATGAGTTGCACCGCATTCATGGTTTATATTTACACCATTTGGCTCACATGCATGCGTAATTACGTCAGCGCCGAGCTCACGCATAACTGATGGGGCAATATGATATGTTGCGCCGTTAGCGCAATCTACAACCACTTTTAATCCCTCTAAAGACAACCCTTGTGGAAATTGACTCTTACAAAACTCAATATAACGTCCGTCTGCGCTTGCCAAGCGTGTTGCTTTACCTAACTTATCTGAGGCCACACAGGTCATTTGCTCATCAAGCATTGCCTCTATTTCAAGCTCTACAGCATCATCAAGTTTTAAACCTTGACCATTAAAAAATTTGATACCGTTGTCGTAATATGGATTATGTGATGCGCTTATTACAATACCGGCTTCAGCCCTAAATGTTTGTGCTAAATAAGCAACGGCCGGCGTAGGCATTGGGCCAAGCAGAACAACATCAATACCGGCGGCTATTAAACCTGCTTCAAGGGCTGTTTCAAGCATGTAACCAGAAATACGTGTGTCTTTACCAATAATAACTTTTTTTGTTCCACCTTTTGATAGCACACGTCCTGCAGCCCAACCCAGTTTCATTGCAAACTCAGGGTTGATTGGCGCTGTTCCCACTAAACCACGTACGCCATCTGTGCCAAAATACTTTCTTTGTTTCATTCTATTATTCCTTTTATACACGCTTGGTAAACACCAAGTACATCTGCAGTTTCTTTTACGTCGTGAACGCGTATTATTTTTGCACCATTTTGTGCGGCAATAAGTGCGCCAGCTAAACTGCCGGCCATTCGTTCGCTTGTGTCTCTGTTTAACAGGTTACCAATCATCGACTTGCGAGAAAGCCCTGCTAATAATGGCAAGCCTAATTTATTAAAATCATTAAACTTGGTCAAAATTTCGTAGTTATGGCTTAATGTTTTTCCAAATCCAAAGCCTGGGTCAAGAATAAGCTGCTGAGTTTTTATTCCCATCGCCTCACAGGCACTAACGCGACGTTTAAAAAATTCATTAATA includes the following:
- a CDS encoding phosphate ABC transporter substrate-binding protein gives rise to the protein MKKLILASALSLCSINAFAEVAVIVNAGNANALDADTIKKIYLGKAKSFGDGTKVNPVNQDGTAAADEFNDKVVGKSGSQLNAYWSKLVFTGKGTPPEKLGSDQAVIDFVAANADAIGYVDSAKVSDNVKVVATF
- the secG gene encoding preprotein translocase subunit SecG gives rise to the protein MYEILLVVYLVVALALVGMVLIQQGKGADMGSSFGAGASGTVFGSSGAGNFMTKTTTSLATVFFVLSIVLGNLTAGQIKQTDEWENLEAAPAIETVVPVEEDVPVTSNKESNSDVPN
- a CDS encoding methyl-accepting chemotaxis protein, translating into MASGFSFQNLSITKKIHAITCIAVVAFIIMVLINFLAIDDNRASLDEMGNSSYKVVKLTSANVGLLEKLDELYTQAVTFGEQDLITKADDTYKTIESNINLIKQMSNSYISNDVVKELADYEKISATIANGMVNGTADFSKIQQQAQLKTSLYGSVLESFKAAQQKADNRFFELVESTNTRSDNALTLMLVVSIVSLLLLLFMAIWIAKNIGSSASDAANNLSLLANGKGSLSTQLTVNSKDEIGQVSINFNAFIALLKETVLEVIAVCEPLMENSTRLVQGMEQAERATTKQTTDAEIVKQSMEEMKQSVGDISQSAANASHAAETAEKEVEQSRTQVQMSVNASRTLSDEINQAATTINKLADDTKNVSQILNVITSIADQTNLLALNAAIEAARAGEHGRGFAVVADEVRELASRTAHSTNEIRELLGALTTAANDSVTAMTSARDMATDNATAAEKTGISIEKIAEQMLEINGMNSQIAAATEEQTSVAAMVVENVSNMHVSFEDTMDSLLAVRDVAKNLHYLSDNLLDATAKFRIE
- a CDS encoding TonB-dependent receptor, with the translated sequence MKLRKLSQLSLAIVAALTTSVNAEETKTTAKQDAFEKIEVTARKRTESLFESPTAITSIGANLIDKANMSNLEDIGKYVPNLNITRYGVGNAAHASVFIRGIGLQDHIITTDPGVGVYLDGVYLGRQMGSNLSLPNVERVEVLRGPQGTLYGRNTLGGAVNVITKQPGDEGILTTSAKLGSRGRIAGDVYFNNSLNDELSMSASASYKTRDGVGEAVNLTNPEKEIGEEEEFSGRVALKWQANSDLAFTFSLDGVDNESGQSPYTIELTEPLDANDVFNGDFPLLTQDMIPSDPDDLGTTVAGIESTSYSGWGTSFTADWAIDDTYTAKFISSYRTSEYEGGLDDDASPLNLSEFPEEGGADQYSFEIQLNATYDNMDFVSGLYFFNEDGFTRSGPFVFSPFNTPNGLLNDGVTPSFGGYGDFEINQETNSYAVYFNTSYDLTDDLSIGGGLRYSKDEKDADAIFPTFAERKYVSAEFDAVTWDINASYQISNNMNVYGQIQKGYQTGGFPPRPFGGPDQFVSFDETKAVNYEMGLKGQVHENVSMMLAVFVTDYTDLALPFSDPTAGGGFVTIVENAGQSKAQGIELETTVAITDDFTIRSAVGYLDSEITEVDAGVQGIGKGDSPALTPRWTVMVAPSYFMDLDSGATVALNANYSYRSEMQGQSVYSQSETIDSRELVGFNISYTNAYGDMEVTLYGENVLNEVYDVGRLQQSGFVGVMRSNDRSEFGLKFKKDFEL
- a CDS encoding porin: MKKLSVAVALCAALATNYASAEVRINGFASIVGGKSLDSDSTLYGYDDDISFKNESVFALQLSADLMEKLTATAQIVARGENDFDAEFEWAYVTYELSDELQISAGKMRAPFFRYSDFLDVGYAYRWVRPPQSVYGIPFSTYEGLSLLHNTQLGDWDSTVQLMYGSYDGELDAITEKTQGELNDFAGINWTLAYDWFSVRAAYLVAETSFALDGTDPSGAALNGLEAALRANSLNTLADDIAINEDDSYFLGFGFSIDYDNFLFDAEYTQFEVENSILTEQTQYYVSVGYRLDDVIVHFTYEDNDDKHDASRFDPIATVPSLNAAINGALTGVQAQSNVYTIGARYDFHPSAAFKIDFSRFEDDVTDTETDVVAVGVDLVF
- the glmM gene encoding phosphoglucosamine mutase produces the protein MKQRKYFGTDGVRGLVGTAPINPEFAMKLGWAAGRVLSKGGTKKVIIGKDTRISGYMLETALEAGLIAAGIDVVLLGPMPTPAVAYLAQTFRAEAGIVISASHNPYYDNGIKFFNGQGLKLDDAVELEIEAMLDEQMTCVASDKLGKATRLASADGRYIEFCKSQFPQGLSLEGLKVVVDCANGATYHIAPSVMRELGADVITHACEPNGVNINHECGATHVDTLKRKVLEHKADVGIAYDGDGDRVMMVDHNGRVFDGDDLVYIIACQAANDHILGGGVVGTVMSNMGLENALKAKGIEFARSKVGDRYVMELLQQKGWKIGGESSGHVLNLDLISTGDGIISSLQVLAAMVAQNRTLQDLGAGFTKYPMKMINVRYTPGTDPTTAPKVLAAVEEVEQNLGNKGRVLLRKSGTEPVVRVMVEAEQEKIVLDSARKIAEIVESMSKQPD
- the tpiA gene encoding triose-phosphate isomerase, producing MAIRKAMVAGNWKMNGSIELVKDMSDAINSIKSPEIDVILFPPFPLVSAMIASGVITGAQTVSENMPGAFTGEVDAQLLKDLGVNYALVGHSERRSIYNESSDVIADKFARAQSAGLIPVLCVGESETEQESGQTEYVVAAQIDAVIKKLGVAALKDSVIAYEPVWAIGTGKTASPEQAQAVHKFIRDKIASLDSDLAQGLTILYGGSVNEKNSELLFAQPDIDGGLIGGASLKAASFVAICNSAKGTV